Proteins from one Ardenticatena maritima genomic window:
- the pstB gene encoding phosphate ABC transporter ATP-binding protein PstB, which translates to MKPKYVDKPANEEIVLQAEEVGLHYGQKEALRDVWLYVPKNKITALIGPSGCGKSTLLRCFNRMNDLIPNVRITGRLTYHGEDLYAPDIDPVEVRRRIGMVFQKPNPFPKSIYENIAWGARINGYKGNMDELVERSLRQAALWDEVKDRLHSSALALSGGQQQRLCIARTIAIEPEVILMDEPASALDPIATLKIEDLMQELKQNYTILIVTHNMQQAARVSDYTAMMMLTDDRKAGTVIEFGPTEQIFTRPRDQRTEDYITGRFG; encoded by the coding sequence ATGAAGCCCAAATACGTGGACAAACCAGCCAACGAAGAGATTGTGCTTCAAGCCGAAGAGGTGGGATTGCACTACGGGCAAAAAGAAGCCTTGCGCGATGTCTGGCTCTATGTGCCCAAAAACAAAATTACTGCGCTCATCGGACCGTCGGGGTGCGGCAAAAGTACGCTCTTGCGTTGCTTCAACCGCATGAACGACCTGATTCCCAATGTGCGTATCACAGGGCGTCTCACCTACCACGGGGAAGACCTGTACGCCCCCGATATTGACCCGGTGGAAGTGCGCCGCCGTATCGGCATGGTCTTCCAGAAGCCTAACCCGTTCCCCAAATCCATCTACGAAAACATTGCCTGGGGGGCGCGTATCAACGGCTACAAGGGCAACATGGATGAGTTGGTTGAACGCTCTTTGCGCCAGGCGGCGTTGTGGGACGAAGTCAAAGACCGTTTGCATAGCAGTGCGCTGGCGTTGAGTGGTGGTCAGCAGCAGCGGTTGTGTATCGCCCGCACCATCGCCATCGAACCCGAAGTCATTCTCATGGACGAACCCGCTTCGGCGCTCGACCCGATTGCCACGCTCAAAATTGAAGACCTGATGCAGGAATTGAAACAGAACTACACCATCCTCATCGTCACGCACAACATGCAGCAAGCCGCGCGTGTGAGTGATTACACGGCGATGATGATGCTGACCGACGACCGCAAAGCAGGCACGGTGATTGAATTTGGACCGACCGAGCAAATTTTCACCCGCCCGCGTGACCAGCGCACGGAAGATTACATCACAGGGCGGTTTGGCTAA
- a CDS encoding arsenate reductase ArsC, translating to MSKRRVLVLCTGNSCRSQMAEAIINHELGETWEAFSAGTNPSGYVHPLALRALEEIGVPTAGLRSKSTEEFRGQTFDVVITVCDDAAENCPVWLGGGHVVHIGFPDPAKAEGDEEAQMRVFREVRDGIRERIVGYLANLAHA from the coding sequence ATGTCCAAGCGGCGCGTCTTGGTACTGTGTACCGGCAACTCTTGCCGCTCGCAAATGGCTGAAGCCATCATCAACCACGAGTTGGGCGAGACCTGGGAAGCCTTTTCAGCAGGAACAAACCCATCCGGCTATGTCCATCCGCTCGCCCTGCGGGCGCTGGAAGAGATTGGGGTGCCAACTGCGGGCTTGCGTTCCAAATCCACCGAGGAATTTCGCGGGCAAACCTTCGATGTGGTGATCACTGTTTGCGATGACGCCGCGGAAAATTGCCCCGTTTGGCTGGGGGGCGGGCACGTTGTGCATATCGGCTTCCCCGACCCCGCCAAAGCCGAAGGTGATGAAGAGGCGCAAATGCGCGTCTTTCGCGAGGTGCGCGACGGTATCCGTGAGCGGATTGTGGGGTATCTCGCCAATTTGGCGCACGCATAG
- a CDS encoding winged helix-turn-helix domain-containing protein: MKTKSTTPTLLLAEDDDTLREGLAFNLARQGFTVLQVADGEAALDAIRDAEPDLVILDVMLPKLDGLSVCRIVRAHSDIPIILLTARTSEVDRIIGLESGADDYVVKPFSVGELVARIRAVLRRAQRSGEHEDVLEVGPFRLDLQRWRAFMHDRELVLSPREFQLLHVLLRHPGIVLSRDWLLERVWGEDYVGETRTVDVHISWLRKKIEADPSNPRYIQTVRGLGYRFEVPDDEAV, from the coding sequence ATGAAAACCAAAAGCACGACACCCACACTGTTGCTTGCCGAAGATGACGACACCCTGCGCGAAGGGTTGGCGTTCAACCTTGCCCGTCAGGGCTTCACCGTCTTGCAGGTTGCCGACGGCGAAGCCGCCCTCGACGCCATCCGCGACGCCGAACCGGACCTTGTCATCCTGGACGTGATGTTGCCCAAACTCGACGGGCTGAGCGTCTGCCGCATTGTGCGCGCCCACTCCGATATTCCGATAATTCTGCTCACGGCGCGTACCAGCGAAGTGGACCGCATCATTGGGCTGGAAAGCGGCGCGGATGATTACGTGGTCAAGCCATTCAGTGTGGGCGAATTGGTGGCGCGTATTCGCGCCGTCTTGCGTCGTGCGCAGCGGAGCGGTGAGCATGAAGATGTGCTCGAAGTAGGACCCTTCCGCCTGGATTTGCAGCGCTGGCGTGCCTTCATGCACGACCGCGAATTGGTGCTCAGCCCTCGCGAATTCCAACTCTTGCACGTTTTGTTGCGCCATCCCGGCATTGTGCTTTCGCGCGACTGGTTGCTTGAACGTGTGTGGGGCGAGGACTACGTCGGGGAAACCCGCACCGTGGACGTGCATATCTCCTGGTTGCGCAAGAAAATCGAAGCCGACCCTTCCAACCCGCGCTACATTCAAACCGTGCGCGGCTTGGGATATCGCTTTGAAGTGCCCGACGACGAAGCCGTATGA
- a CDS encoding sensor histidine kinase yields MTWSLLDTFLLALCVLLALGWARAVRRSAAMPPPSPRSAQATPSPSWWRTALDAAPIAIVVAQVESAVMRVVYANQSAAALFGAPTLPANIMVYFRHHTYMDLAEQVRRQNAPLRERLAVEGDRTFQIEVIPWHNEGQHGVIFFVEDVTEQVRAQRARRELAGNLGHELRTPLAGMKVWLETLAGALDEPETAAHIVERLQREADAMTRLVDDLLSLALIESGRLPLRLTDVPLRDLIAAHVQRMEPLAREKQITITYDAPAECRVMVDRDRFAQVLTNVLDNAITFTPAGGRITIQGMCDDEHVFLRVQDTGPGIPPHLLPRIFERFFKIDRARTRGRGGSGIGLALARHIVEAHGGRIEAANAPEGGALFTITLPRAQ; encoded by the coding sequence ATGACCTGGTCATTGCTGGACACATTCTTGCTAGCGCTGTGCGTCTTGCTGGCGTTGGGGTGGGCGCGTGCGGTACGGCGAAGCGCCGCCATGCCGCCGCCGTCGCCGCGTAGTGCTCAGGCGACGCCCTCACCCTCCTGGTGGCGCACAGCGCTCGACGCCGCCCCCATTGCGATTGTGGTGGCGCAGGTTGAAAGCGCGGTGATGCGTGTGGTGTATGCCAACCAAAGCGCCGCGGCGCTCTTTGGCGCGCCAACGTTGCCTGCAAACATCATGGTCTATTTTCGCCACCACACCTACATGGACCTGGCGGAGCAGGTACGGCGTCAAAACGCCCCGTTGCGCGAACGGTTGGCTGTTGAAGGTGACCGCACGTTTCAAATTGAAGTGATTCCGTGGCACAACGAGGGACAGCACGGCGTAATTTTCTTTGTGGAAGACGTTACCGAGCAGGTGCGCGCCCAACGTGCGCGGCGTGAACTCGCGGGCAATTTGGGGCATGAACTGCGCACGCCGCTGGCGGGCATGAAGGTCTGGTTGGAAACGCTTGCCGGCGCACTCGATGAGCCTGAAACCGCGGCTCACATCGTCGAACGCCTGCAACGCGAAGCCGACGCCATGACGCGTCTGGTGGATGATTTGCTCTCGCTCGCGCTCATCGAAAGTGGGCGGTTGCCGCTCCGCTTGACCGACGTCCCACTGCGCGACCTCATCGCCGCCCATGTCCAGCGCATGGAGCCGCTGGCGCGCGAAAAGCAGATTACCATCACCTACGACGCGCCCGCCGAGTGCCGCGTGATGGTTGACCGCGACCGTTTCGCGCAAGTGTTGACGAACGTGCTGGACAACGCCATCACGTTTACACCCGCGGGGGGACGCATTACCATTCAAGGTATGTGTGATGACGAGCATGTGTTCCTGCGCGTGCAAGACACGGGACCCGGCATTCCCCCGCATTTGTTGCCGCGCATTTTTGAGCGTTTTTTCAAAATTGATCGTGCGCGCACGCGCGGACGGGGGGGAAGTGGTATCGGCTTGGCGCTTGCCCGCCATATCGTCGAAGCGCACGGCGGGCGGATTGAAGCCGCCAATGCTCCCGAAGGCGGCGCGCTCTTTACCATCACCCTGCCGCGTGCGCAATGA
- the phoU gene encoding phosphate signaling complex protein PhoU, giving the protein MDIRQEFQHKLESLVGDVLRLGSMVDVALQKAVRALVEDDISLAQQVVAEDEQMNRLRYYIEEHSVALIATQQPLARDLRTIIAVMYLATNLERMGDHAAGVARLVLRMHDVPYPRELLPTFEQMSHIGREMLRDALNAFINNDEVTARQIGMRDDELDDLYNDLVQRLIREIAQQPEYAQGLTYLLWVAHNLERIGDRVTNICERTIYMVSGELVEFVDDMGASSFLE; this is encoded by the coding sequence ATGGACATCCGTCAAGAATTCCAACATAAACTCGAATCACTGGTGGGCGACGTGCTGCGCCTGGGGAGCATGGTGGACGTGGCTCTTCAAAAAGCGGTGAGAGCCCTGGTTGAAGATGACATCTCGCTGGCGCAGCAGGTGGTTGCCGAAGATGAGCAGATGAACCGCTTGCGCTACTACATCGAAGAACACAGCGTTGCCCTGATTGCCACTCAACAGCCACTGGCGCGCGATTTGCGCACGATTATCGCCGTCATGTACCTGGCGACCAACCTGGAACGCATGGGCGACCACGCCGCAGGCGTGGCGCGGCTTGTTTTGCGCATGCACGATGTGCCCTACCCGCGCGAACTGTTGCCCACGTTCGAGCAGATGTCGCACATTGGGCGCGAAATGTTGCGCGACGCCCTCAATGCGTTCATCAACAACGATGAAGTGACCGCCCGCCAAATTGGCATGCGCGACGATGAGTTGGACGACCTCTACAACGACCTTGTTCAGCGCCTCATCCGCGAGATTGCGCAACAACCCGAATACGCTCAGGGGTTGACCTATCTGCTCTGGGTGGCGCACAACCTCGAACGCATTGGCGACCGTGTGACGAACATTTGCGAACGCACCATTTACATGGTGTCGGGCGAGCTGGTGGAATTTGTGGACGATATGGGAGCGAGCTCGTTTCTCGAATAA